The proteins below come from a single Bremerella sp. JC817 genomic window:
- a CDS encoding MotA/TolQ/ExbB proton channel family protein, giving the protein MKRATGLSLVLITWLAMSAVVWAQDAGPAAGEPEPEEAPAIIEQRLSDTDSLTLVSLVLRGGKMMIPLGVMSVIVVALTLERLFALRRGRILPYKLQRELSQLRLSEKGLDPREAYRLCKKYPSAMANVVKAMLHRIGRPQSEVEHAVAEATEREADRLYGNVRWISLMGSVAPLLGLMGTVWGIIWTFYKTTQLEIGADRADQLAGGIFVALVTTLGGLTIAIPAMIFAQYFESRIVALFHEMDEVLFDLIPGFEHYEGKLRAKHRTYDTPSATSARPKDVPHGAAPGGPLEGSSPQVLPRSQ; this is encoded by the coding sequence ATGAAACGTGCCACTGGCCTTTCGCTCGTGCTGATTACCTGGCTGGCGATGTCGGCTGTTGTCTGGGCTCAAGATGCCGGTCCTGCCGCAGGCGAGCCAGAGCCGGAAGAAGCTCCGGCCATCATCGAACAGCGCTTGAGCGATACCGACTCACTCACACTGGTCAGCCTCGTGCTGCGCGGCGGCAAGATGATGATTCCGCTCGGCGTGATGTCGGTGATCGTCGTCGCGTTGACGCTCGAACGCTTGTTTGCTCTGCGACGCGGACGCATCCTGCCTTACAAGCTGCAGCGGGAGCTATCGCAACTTCGACTCAGCGAAAAAGGGCTCGACCCACGCGAAGCATATCGACTGTGCAAGAAGTATCCGTCGGCGATGGCCAATGTGGTTAAAGCAATGCTGCACCGGATTGGGCGGCCGCAGTCAGAAGTGGAACACGCCGTGGCCGAGGCGACCGAACGCGAAGCGGATCGGCTGTATGGCAATGTCCGCTGGATCTCGCTGATGGGAAGCGTCGCGCCGCTGCTAGGGCTGATGGGGACGGTCTGGGGGATCATCTGGACGTTCTATAAAACGACCCAACTCGAGATCGGAGCCGACCGAGCCGACCAGTTGGCAGGCGGTATTTTCGTGGCCCTGGTGACGACCCTCGGTGGTTTAACGATTGCGATTCCCGCGATGATTTTCGCGCAGTATTTTGAGAGCCGCATCGTGGCGTTGTTTCACGAGATGGACGAAGTGTTGTTCGACCTGATTCCTGGTTTCGAGCATTACGAAGGAAAGCTACGGGCCAAGCATCGCACGTACGATACGCCTTCCGCTACCAGCGCTCGGCCGAAGGACGTTCCGCACGGAGCCGCTCCAGGAGGTCCGCTGGAAGGTTCCTCGCCCCAGGTCTTGCCGAGGTCGCAATGA
- a CDS encoding biopolymer transporter ExbD produces the protein MSVKLNRGRARSMLDITPLIDIVFLLLIFFMVMTRFDEEDYKLDVILPTASEAQPLISQPRELFINIDEEGRFFVRGDQRSIEEIEALLEQTAADNPESSVIIRADKNSKIEFSVQVMNACNKAKLSNYSISTAAIEPN, from the coding sequence GTGTCAGTCAAACTAAATCGCGGTCGCGCTCGGTCGATGCTCGATATCACTCCGTTGATTGATATCGTGTTTCTGCTGCTGATCTTCTTTATGGTGATGACTCGCTTTGATGAAGAAGATTACAAGCTAGATGTCATCCTACCGACTGCTAGCGAAGCCCAGCCGTTAATTTCGCAGCCACGCGAGCTGTTTATCAACATCGACGAAGAAGGTCGCTTTTTTGTCCGGGGGGATCAGCGTTCGATCGAAGAGATTGAAGCCCTGCTGGAACAAACTGCCGCCGACAATCCAGAGAGTTCGGTCATCATTCGAGCCGATAAAAACAGTAAGATCGAATTCAGTGTCCAAGTGATGAATGCCTGCAACAAGGCAAAGCTCAGCAATTACTCGATTAGCACCGCCGCCATTGAGCCAAACTAA
- a CDS encoding winged helix-turn-helix domain-containing protein, with protein MSISTDLHDDTMQKIGETSGLVWSYLATEGPVTITKLTKEVGEKKDIVLQAVGWLARENKLFFFEQGRNKLIGLIDEHSSSEA; from the coding sequence ATGTCGATTTCCACCGATCTCCACGACGATACGATGCAGAAAATCGGGGAAACCTCGGGGCTGGTCTGGTCGTATCTTGCCACCGAAGGTCCTGTCACCATTACCAAGCTGACCAAAGAAGTGGGCGAAAAGAAAGACATCGTCCTGCAAGCAGTCGGCTGGTTGGCCCGCGAGAACAAGCTGTTCTTCTTTGAGCAGGGCCGTAACAAGCTGATCGGCCTGATTGACGAACATTCGTCGAGCGAAGCCTAA
- a CDS encoding tetratricopeptide repeat protein translates to MLSLFPGQVSLSARSAPQGAPRKHLASRVVSVALLLVLICGFPAVGQESSREAALFFSDVVNYQNAGEFELAADEWKKFVEKFPNDPLAAKAQNYLAVCQLQLKKFSDATANFETVLKKYPQADFREEAMLNLASANYAWAQNGNPAKYKDAAERFTALLKEFPKTEFADQAQYFLGESLYLSGQKEPSIAAYEALVKAYPQSPLAPDALYAKGVTQEELQKYPDAQKTFDQFLTSYGNNPLATEVTMRKGETLLQQNQYEAAEKLFEAASKKQGFELADHAMYRLAFCALQRDELLKAGNAYAQIPLTFPKSAYAPESTMLAGRCFYRAGRLDDAARWLAAAGRQGGKYEVEAAHWLTRVYLQQGKPAEAENLAKALLPKAKDSEFQVDLKMDLADAIYEQPNRRQESIALYESIAKDHPQAVEAPQALYNAAFAALETRDFAKASALSDQFAKNYPQDESRLDAMYVGAEAKLQTDKLAEAEQALKILLKDGKGRPEAARWQMRLALTQYLQNKYADVETTVAAIQLTLKDPELLAQANYLVGASAFQQEQFEKAKATLEASVKASSKWAQADEARLMLARTLFALGQTESAIGQAQSVITSYPSSQILDQVNFRLGEFLFAAERYPDAAAAYAEVLAKSPQSALVPHALYGQAWAFLKQPSPAKADQAFSALITSHPKHELIVDAYTGRAIARRTEGKLKEAIDDLNTVIAKSTDPGQRQEAEYLKGVSLVDSKNPAEAEKVFTTLHQQNPNFASDDKVLYELAWAQRAQNKGDAAVATFQQLAKAHPESPLAPEAMYHVGEAFYGKEDYAEAETWYTRSANQAQSAEIGEKAIYKQAWSLYQQGKTQQALDGFGQQMMKYPNGPLASDAIFMQGECFFKDKAFDTALDSYGRVDPKRLSSDEMRSLLFLHAGQSASQQKLWAESRKWFSQLVDQLPDSPLLGETYYELGWAAYNERKTLEAIADFEKAAEQSRGLAGARARFMLGEIYFEQKKYEDALGQFKRVVFGFGGEQSLDSVKPWQAKCAYEVGRCNEVQIREAAAAKKAEFIEEAKKFYTMVVERYPQAPEAKLAQARLDALAKL, encoded by the coding sequence ATGCTGTCTCTGTTCCCAGGCCAAGTTTCCCTGTCCGCACGAAGCGCACCTCAGGGAGCCCCGCGGAAGCATCTCGCAAGTCGCGTTGTTAGCGTCGCCTTGTTGCTGGTACTGATTTGCGGATTTCCCGCAGTCGGCCAAGAGTCCTCGCGCGAAGCGGCCCTCTTCTTTTCCGACGTCGTCAACTACCAGAATGCCGGCGAGTTCGAGTTGGCCGCCGACGAATGGAAGAAGTTCGTCGAGAAGTTTCCCAACGATCCGCTCGCCGCCAAAGCACAAAACTACCTGGCCGTCTGCCAGTTGCAGTTGAAGAAGTTTTCGGATGCCACCGCCAACTTCGAGACGGTCTTGAAGAAGTACCCCCAAGCCGACTTCCGCGAAGAAGCGATGTTGAACCTCGCTTCGGCCAACTATGCGTGGGCACAGAATGGCAATCCGGCGAAGTATAAAGACGCCGCCGAGCGGTTCACCGCGTTACTGAAAGAGTTCCCGAAGACCGAGTTCGCCGATCAGGCTCAATACTTCCTCGGCGAATCGCTGTACTTGTCCGGCCAGAAGGAACCTTCGATCGCCGCGTACGAAGCACTCGTCAAAGCGTACCCTCAAAGTCCGCTCGCCCCGGATGCCCTCTACGCCAAAGGGGTCACTCAGGAAGAACTGCAAAAGTATCCCGACGCCCAGAAGACTTTCGATCAGTTCCTGACGAGCTACGGAAACAATCCGCTGGCGACCGAAGTCACCATGCGAAAAGGGGAGACCCTGCTGCAGCAAAATCAGTATGAAGCTGCAGAGAAATTGTTCGAGGCTGCCTCGAAGAAGCAAGGCTTTGAACTGGCCGACCATGCGATGTATCGTCTTGCCTTCTGTGCCTTGCAGCGGGACGAACTGCTGAAGGCGGGCAACGCATATGCTCAAATCCCGTTGACCTTTCCAAAGTCGGCCTATGCTCCCGAATCGACGATGTTGGCGGGGCGCTGTTTCTATCGTGCTGGTCGCCTCGACGATGCCGCACGTTGGCTCGCCGCCGCAGGGCGTCAGGGGGGCAAGTACGAAGTCGAAGCGGCTCACTGGCTGACGCGTGTCTACCTGCAACAAGGTAAGCCAGCCGAAGCCGAGAACCTGGCCAAAGCCCTGCTGCCCAAGGCGAAGGATAGCGAGTTTCAGGTCGACTTGAAGATGGACTTGGCCGACGCAATCTACGAACAGCCAAACCGTCGTCAGGAATCGATCGCGCTGTACGAGAGCATCGCCAAAGATCACCCCCAAGCGGTCGAAGCTCCACAAGCGTTGTACAACGCGGCATTCGCTGCGCTCGAGACCCGCGACTTCGCGAAGGCGTCCGCGTTGTCGGACCAGTTCGCCAAGAACTATCCGCAGGATGAATCGCGTCTCGATGCCATGTACGTCGGAGCGGAAGCCAAGCTGCAAACCGACAAACTGGCCGAAGCCGAGCAAGCCCTCAAGATACTTCTGAAAGATGGCAAAGGCCGCCCAGAGGCCGCTCGCTGGCAGATGCGTTTGGCTTTGACACAATACCTCCAGAACAAGTACGCCGATGTCGAAACGACGGTCGCCGCGATTCAATTGACGTTGAAAGATCCAGAACTGCTCGCCCAGGCCAATTACCTGGTCGGGGCCAGCGCGTTCCAGCAAGAACAGTTCGAGAAAGCCAAGGCAACGCTGGAAGCCTCGGTGAAAGCTTCCAGTAAATGGGCCCAGGCCGACGAAGCTCGACTGATGCTCGCTCGCACGCTGTTCGCTCTCGGCCAGACCGAGTCCGCCATCGGTCAGGCGCAGTCGGTCATCACCTCGTATCCGTCGAGTCAGATTCTCGATCAGGTCAACTTCCGACTCGGTGAGTTCCTTTTCGCTGCCGAGCGTTATCCTGATGCGGCCGCGGCTTATGCCGAGGTGCTGGCCAAGTCGCCGCAGTCGGCGTTGGTTCCGCATGCGTTGTACGGCCAGGCATGGGCCTTCCTCAAGCAGCCCAGCCCGGCGAAGGCCGATCAGGCGTTCAGTGCGTTGATCACCAGCCATCCCAAGCATGAACTGATTGTCGATGCCTACACCGGTCGAGCGATCGCGCGGCGAACCGAAGGAAAGCTGAAAGAAGCGATCGACGACTTGAACACCGTCATCGCCAAGAGCACCGACCCTGGCCAGCGTCAGGAAGCGGAGTACCTGAAAGGGGTGAGCCTGGTCGATAGCAAGAACCCGGCGGAAGCAGAGAAGGTCTTTACTACCTTGCATCAGCAGAACCCGAACTTCGCCAGCGACGATAAGGTGCTGTACGAGTTGGCTTGGGCTCAACGAGCTCAAAATAAAGGAGACGCCGCCGTCGCGACCTTCCAGCAACTTGCCAAGGCGCATCCTGAAAGCCCACTGGCGCCGGAAGCGATGTACCACGTCGGCGAAGCGTTCTATGGAAAAGAGGACTACGCCGAAGCCGAGACCTGGTATACGCGGTCCGCGAATCAGGCCCAGTCGGCCGAGATCGGCGAGAAGGCGATCTACAAGCAGGCGTGGTCGCTGTATCAGCAAGGCAAGACGCAGCAGGCCTTGGATGGCTTCGGCCAGCAGATGATGAAGTATCCCAATGGCCCGCTCGCATCCGATGCGATTTTCATGCAGGGGGAATGCTTCTTCAAAGACAAAGCATTTGACACTGCCTTGGATAGCTACGGCCGCGTCGATCCCAAACGCCTCTCCAGCGACGAAATGCGTTCGCTCTTGTTTCTGCACGCCGGCCAATCGGCCAGCCAGCAGAAGCTGTGGGCCGAATCGCGAAAGTGGTTCTCGCAGTTGGTCGATCAGTTGCCTGACTCACCGCTGTTGGGCGAAACCTATTACGAGCTAGGCTGGGCCGCTTATAACGAACGCAAGACGCTGGAGGCGATCGCCGATTTCGAGAAAGCTGCCGAGCAGTCTCGCGGCCTAGCAGGTGCTCGAGCCCGCTTCATGCTGGGTGAAATCTACTTCGAGCAAAAGAAGTACGAAGATGCCTTGGGGCAGTTCAAACGCGTGGTCTTTGGCTTCGGCGGAGAGCAATCGCTCGACAGCGTAAAGCCATGGCAAGCCAAGTGTGCCTATGAAGTGGGACGCTGCAACGAAGTGCAGATCCGCGAGGCGGCAGCGGCCAAGAAGGCAGAATTCATTGAAGAAGCCAAGAAGTTCTACACGATGGTTGTCGAGCGATACCCGCAGGCACCCGAAGCGAAACTGGCTCAAGCCCGGCTGGATGCCCTGGCGAAACTTTAA
- a CDS encoding tetratricopeptide repeat protein: MISKPSSQEARPGAFRGSEIVLGLCMLALLSGCSTFSQAKASHDRVVQARQLTQRGVQAMHRDDWENAEKYLAEAKQNAPYDLQARVHYAETLWKTGKQAEAIKEIENTLPLANDDPTLHARLGRMYLDSGEPTRAHIAANKSIECDPKHAPAWQLQGDLALLRGDLDGAKLSYIRAATHSEGPDRDVQLKLASTYRRLGQPGQSLACISLVEQIEFGQRLPSEVGIEQALAYRDLGRNLEAADTLAEIADGTPLPADLLCVWAECELAAGRLARAEYAANQALQTDPQYAPAIQLVGQMPAYRQQAQQAMRR; the protein is encoded by the coding sequence ATGATCTCGAAGCCATCCTCGCAGGAAGCACGCCCTGGTGCATTTCGCGGAAGCGAAATCGTCCTGGGACTTTGTATGCTAGCACTGCTGAGTGGATGTAGCACCTTCAGCCAGGCCAAGGCTTCTCACGACCGGGTCGTGCAAGCACGGCAGCTTACCCAGCGTGGTGTCCAAGCGATGCACCGCGACGACTGGGAGAACGCCGAGAAGTATCTGGCGGAAGCGAAGCAGAACGCCCCTTACGATTTGCAGGCCCGCGTTCACTATGCTGAGACCCTCTGGAAGACCGGCAAGCAGGCCGAAGCCATCAAAGAAATCGAAAACACGCTTCCTCTCGCCAACGACGATCCGACGCTCCATGCTCGACTGGGCCGAATGTATCTCGACTCCGGCGAACCGACCCGAGCCCACATCGCGGCCAACAAGTCGATCGAATGCGATCCGAAGCATGCCCCGGCCTGGCAACTTCAAGGCGACCTCGCTTTACTGCGTGGGGACCTCGACGGCGCGAAGCTTTCCTACATTCGAGCTGCCACGCATAGCGAGGGGCCTGATCGCGATGTGCAGCTCAAGTTAGCGTCGACCTATCGCCGCCTCGGACAGCCAGGGCAATCGCTGGCATGCATCTCTTTGGTCGAACAGATTGAATTCGGGCAGCGTTTGCCAAGCGAAGTCGGCATCGAACAGGCCCTCGCCTATCGAGACCTTGGACGGAATCTTGAAGCCGCTGACACTTTGGCCGAGATCGCCGATGGCACGCCTTTGCCGGCCGACCTGTTGTGTGTCTGGGCGGAATGCGAACTGGCCGCTGGTCGTCTGGCCCGAGCCGAGTACGCGGCGAACCAGGCTCTGCAAACCGACCCGCAATACGCCCCAGCGATTCAGTTGGTCGGCCAGATGCCAGCCTATCGGCAGCAAGCCCAACAGGCGATGCGGCGCTAA